Within the Paenibacillus pabuli genome, the region CTCTTCCCTTGAAATGCAGGGCGAGATTAAGGCCCGTGGAGGACTCATCGTCCCTGCACATGCCTTCACACCTCACAAAGGCATCTATGGCAGCACAGCTCCGCGTATGGCGGATGTGCTGGATACAAGCCTGATCGATGCCGTGGAGCTGGGATTAAGCTCGGATTCATCCATGGCAAGCTACATTCAGGAGCTTGACCGGCTCCCTTTTCTAACCAACTCGGATGCGCATTCCCTTGGCAAAATCGGAAGGGAATATAATGAGCTGCACATAGCTCATCCTTCTTTTGACGAATTCAGCATGGCACTGAAAGGTGAGGAAGGTAGAAAAATCAAGGCCAATTACGGCTTGAATCCGAGGCTTGGCAAATACCATCGCACGTACTGCGCAGCCTGTGGCAGCATCATGGATGAACAGGCAATGTCAGCGGAACGTTGTCCCTATTGTGGCAGTATGAAGCTGGTGCAGGGCGTCCTGGACCGTATACTGGCCATAGCAGATCGGGAGAGCCCTCACGTTCCTGAATTCAGGCCACCCTATCACTATCAGGTGCCGCTTGAGTTTATCCCAGGCTTGGGCAAAGCAAAGCTGCGTCAGCTGCTGGAACACTTTGGTACGGAAATGAATGTGCTTCATCGTACAAGTGAAGAAGAGCTTGCAAGTGTTGTTGGACCCGTTCTGGCTAGTCTTATCGTTGCTGCGCGAAACGGTCGACTGGAGTTGTCATCTGGAGGCGGGGGAACCTATGGCAAGGTCGCTGGAAAAGAAATGGACTAATACTGGCAGACAGGAAGTATAGGACGTATCTGGACAAGGAGTCATACCTACGAACTCCGGTTCATAGAATGACTGTGTGGATTTCTTAGAGATCCTGCAGCATGATAACCGGAAAGGGGACCCGTACCTGTATGCGTTCTTCCTACTTCACGTTCAAAGGTCAAACCTCGTTATATGTATTTGTAGCTGTCTTGTTTCTGGTCGGTGTCATTTTTGGTGCCTTGATGGTTAATGCCCTGTCTCTTGAACAACGTCAGGATCTGGAGGGCTATCTGGGCAATTTTTTCATGACAGTCCAGCATAGCGGGCAGATCGTTGAATCCGGAACTTATTGGGATATAGCGATACTTCATCTGAAATGGGTTGGACTCATCTGGATTCTGGGCCTATCCGTTATCGGATTGCCGGGTATATTAGTTTTGGATTTTCTAAAAGGAGTGCTGATCGGATTTACCGTTGGATATCTCGTCGGACAGTATTCCTGGAAAGGGCTGCTGTTTGCCCTGGTATCTGTCGCGCCGCATAATCTGTTCGTCATTCCGGTATTACTGATCTGCAGTGTGTCGGCCATGACCTTTTCCTTATATATCATTCGGAATCGCGTTCTCATGCAGCGGGCTCCAGGTGGACAAAGACCGTTTGCCTCTTATGTGCTGCTGACTTTGGTTATGGCTGGACTGCTGTTAGGCGTCGCTTCTTTTGAAACCTGGGTAACACCCGCCATGATGCGCTGGGTCACGCCAATGCTGCTGCCGGCGTAGCGCCAACTGGATAGTGTAAAATGTTGACTTTAATTACGCACTCCCCCTATAATGAAAGAAGTGGGTTAAGTTGCAGTGTGCAGTGATTTCCTAGGGGGAGGGAGAAAATGGAAGCACGGATCGATAAAATTAAGCAGCAACTACAGTCCCAAGGTTATAAATTAACGCCCCAGCGGGAAGCCACCGTAAGAGTACTTCTTGAGAATGAAGAAGATCATCTAAGCGCGGAAGACGTATTCATGCTCGTTAAAGAGAAAGCTCCCGAAATCGGTCTGGCAACCGTGTACCGTACCCTCGAACTGCTGAGTGAGCTGCATGTTGTAGAGAAAATCAACTTCGGCGACGGTGTAGCGCGTTATGATCTGCGCGGAGATACATCCAAGCATCACCATCATCACTTAATCTGCGTTCAATGCGGAAGTATGGATGAAATACGTGAAGACTGGCTTGGACCGCTTGAAGAGCGTCTGGAGCGGGAATTTAACTTTTCGGTAGTAGATCACCGACTGGATTTTCATGGGATTTGTTACCGTTGCAAAGCTAAAAATGACCAGAAGCCCAAAGATGAAGAATAACATAGCATATCTTCAAGCTCTCACCGGCGGTTTTGACGGGAGAGCTTTTTTGGTCCAGCACGTGATGTGAGGTTATCCCTAATGTCATATTTCTGCGTTTGTCGTCATACCCTGATTCTAGATGAATCGGATTCAAACCAGGAGGGGGACAACCCATGATTATTTCACTGCGGCGAGGGCTTCGTTTTATACGATTTATTATATTATTTGCAGGATTGGTTTATCTGTTCTATCATGTTCTGGATTTGTTCAACGGCTGGATCTCACCAGTGGATCAGTATCAGATGCCAACAGGAAATGCGGTTAAAGTATTTCAGGAGACGGATTGGCCAGGCAATGGAGAAGCACGTCTTACGCTGGCGGAGAGACTCCGTTTGTTTTATTGGTATGGGGAGTAGCCCGGACAGCCAGGGATGCAAATACGGAAGCAGGTTGCCAGTTCGGCAATTCTGACAGATGAGGAGCGTTGTGCATGAGACAGACGATACACGCCTATGCCTTATACTTGGAAGAAGATAAAGGGATGTCAAGCAGCACGCTGGAGTCGTATCTTCGGGACGTGGACAAGTTCATCGAATTTGCAGACAAGGAATATGGTATCCGTGATGCAGCGCAGGTGCGTCGTACGCATGTTATCTTGTTTATCGGCAAACTTAAGCAGGCGGGGCGTGCCAATGCGACCATTGCTCGCAGCGTTGTATCCTTGCGTTCTTACTTTCATTTTTTAATGCGCCGAGGCGAGATTCTGCAGGACCCAACGTTTGATGTCGAGGCTCCGAAAGCTGACAAAACGCCGCCACAGGTGTTAACCGTGAATGAGATTGAACTCCTTCTGGCCTCGCCCGATACTCACTCTGCCCAAGGGGTGCGTGATCGTGCCATGCTTGAGCTTCTGTATGCTACCGGAATTCGGGTTTCGGAATTGATTGCACTGGATATACGGGATGTTCAACCCGGTATGCGGTTTATTCGCTGCGGAGGTGCCGGCAAAGAACGGATTCTGCCGATTGGTGCACCAGCAGCACATTGGGCAAGTGTGTATGTTAACGATTTTCGTAACCATCTGCTCAAAACCGACTCGGACGAGCAGGCACTGTTCGTCAATGTGTCCGGAAGACGTTTAACCCGCCAGGGCTTCTGGAAGCTGCTCAAAAAAGCGGCAGTGGATGCTGGGATTTCAGAAGAGATCACGCCGCATACGCTGCGGCATTCCTTTGCTGCCCATCTGATAGCAAGCGGGGCAGATACAAGGGCGGTGCAGGATATGCTGGGCCATGTGGAGCAGCCGGGACAACAATATGGGCAACATGGCCGCAAAACGATGAAAGAAATCTATGAAACGCATCATCCGCGAGCAAAATAGTTGGATTTTAACGATAAAATTTCAATAAAAGATGCGGAACATCTAGCTGATTTAGGATAAAATAAACTGTACACATTTAAACGCCGTTATACATAAGCGAATGCATCAGTCGGGAGAAAAAATTCCTGAATGATGCATCTAGCTGACACAGACGGAAGTTTCAACTCAAGGGGGAACATCGAAATGACAGCATTAACGCAACAGATGATTCAGGAAGCTGCATCTTACATTCAAAGCAAAAGCTCCATCAAGCCGGAAGTCGGTTTGATTTTGGGTTCCGGTCTTGGCATTTTGGCCGACCTTATTGAAGATGGCGTAAGCATTGCCTATCAGGATATCCCTCACTTCCCGGTCTCCACTGTAGAGGGGCATGAAGGAGAACTGCTGGTCGGAACAATTAAAGGGCGTCCGGTCGTTATGATGAAAGGCCGTTTCCACATGTACGAAGGATATGGTCCTGAGCTTACAGCATTCCCTGTACGTGTCATGAAAGAGCTGGGCGTATCTTCACTGCTCGTAACAAACGCCGCTGGCGGTGTGAACACTTCGTACGAGCCAGGGGATCTGATGCTGATCTCGGATCACTTGAACATGACGGGCAAAAATCCGTTGATCGGGCCTAATGACCCGGCTATGGGCGTGCGCTTCCCTGACCTGTCTGAAGCCTACAGCCGCCGTCTGCGCGCGCTGGCGAAGGACACAGCAGCTTCACAAGGTTTTAACGTGCGTGAAGGCGTATACGCTGGCTTGCTGGGTCCCAACTATGAGACACCTGCTGAGATCGTGATGCTGCGTACACTCGGTGCGGACGCGGTCGGCATGTCTACCGTATCCGAGGTGATCGTGGCACGTCATGCGGGTCTGGAAGTGCTCGGCATTTCCTGCATCAGTAATATGGCAGCCGGAATTCTCGATCAGCCGTTGTCCCATGATGAAGTCATGGAAACGACAGAGCGTGTTCGTGAATCGTTCCTTGCGCTTGTTCTGGCCGTCATTCCGCAAATGTAAATTCTAAACTTCAGTAAGACAACCTTTTGTGTTCCTTCGGGACCATTCGTGAGGTTGTCTTTTTTTGTTTTTATAACAAAAAAGTGGAATTTCGAAAATAATTAGAGGGTAACATGGAACTTATCTGTAAAAAGGGAATTCATTCATTGTAGCTATTTACACCTCATTGTAAGGAGGTCTGATATGAATCTTGACCGTGTCATAGGAATAGTCCACATTGGAGTGTTGTTACTGCTATTCTTTTTTAAAACGAATATTGCGTTTTTGGCCGCCAGTATAATTATCGTTTTGATTATGATTTATCAAACCTATACCTCTCCGACAAAGTGGAACATCCGGTTATCTGTCGTATTAACTTCGTTTCTTATCTTCTGGAATATCTATTCATGGGATTTAGGAGGATGAGTCCCGCCTTTCGCTAATTTAGTCCGATAATGAACGTGTTCTCCTTTCAACATGGGGGCACGTTTTTTTGTACATGGGTTCGATAAAAGAAAAAGTTCGGGAAATCATTCATGGGATGGAATAATTTACTGCAAACGCGCCGACAATGATTAGCAGTACATGCATGGAGCATGCAGAAAGCAAGTCATTTGAGGAGGTTAACCCTAGTGAAGAAACGAATAATGGCATCGTTCATGACCCTATGTATTTTGCTACCCCTTATGGCATCAACAGCGCTGGCTGAAGAAGCACCCAAAACGGCAGGGGGGACAGATCTTGCCCCGTCAGCGCGTTCTGCCATTTTAATGGATGCAGATACGGGGACGGTTATTTTTGAGAAAAACAGTCATGATCAGCTGCCACCGGCGAGCATTACGAAGATTATGACCATGCTGCTAACGATCGAAGCCATTGATTCCGGCAAGCTGAAGCTGACGGATAAGGTGAGAACGAGTGAATATGCGGCATCCATGGGCGGCTCACAGATTTTCCTCGAACCTGGTGAAGAGATGACTGTGGATGATATGTTAAAAGGAATCGCCATGGCCTCAGGTAATGATGCATCTGTTGCGATGGCAGAGAAAATAGCCGGATCGGAAGAGGCTTTTGTGCAGCTGATGAATGAACGGGCCAAAGAGCTGGGCATGAAAGATACTCATTTTGCCAACTGTAATGGACTGCCTGTAGAGAATCATTATTCCTCCGCACATGACATTGCGCTGATGAGTCGTGAATTGCTGAAGCATTCAGGCATTACGAAATATACGGGAGCATACCAGGACTACCTTCGTAAAGATACGGAAAAACCTTTCTGGCTGGTGAACACGAATAAACTGGTTCGCTTCTACTCAGGCGCAGACGGTTTGAAAACGGGATATACGTCTGAAGCAAAATTCTGCTTGTCCGCTACGGCTATGAAGGACGGGCTGCGTACGGTTGCTGTGGTGCTGGGTGAACCGAATACGAAAACGCGGAATGCTGAAGTGTCTTCGATGTTTGACTATGCATTTGGACAATACACAATGAAGCCTTTGTACAAAGCAGGGGATCAGCTCGGCAGTCTGAAAATTGAAAAAGGGGAAGTTGCTGAGTTG harbors:
- a CDS encoding endonuclease Q family protein; translation: MADQQTTSNTWDSCYADLHIHIGRTSRGEAVKISGSRDLTFENIAREASERKGIHLLGVIDCHSPVVQMDIEQLLENGTMTELEDGGISYQDTTILLGTELELREPEMREYHMLAYFRDLKTMKSFTEWMKRYMKNVNLSSQRVYVSSLEMQGEIKARGGLIVPAHAFTPHKGIYGSTAPRMADVLDTSLIDAVELGLSSDSSMASYIQELDRLPFLTNSDAHSLGKIGREYNELHIAHPSFDEFSMALKGEEGRKIKANYGLNPRLGKYHRTYCAACGSIMDEQAMSAERCPYCGSMKLVQGVLDRILAIADRESPHVPEFRPPYHYQVPLEFIPGLGKAKLRQLLEHFGTEMNVLHRTSEEELASVVGPVLASLIVAARNGRLELSSGGGGTYGKVAGKEMD
- a CDS encoding D-alanyl-D-alanine carboxypeptidase family protein; the protein is MASTALAEEAPKTAGGTDLAPSARSAILMDADTGTVIFEKNSHDQLPPASITKIMTMLLTIEAIDSGKLKLTDKVRTSEYAASMGGSQIFLEPGEEMTVDDMLKGIAMASGNDASVAMAEKIAGSEEAFVQLMNERAKELGMKDTHFANCNGLPVENHYSSAHDIALMSRELLKHSGITKYTGAYQDYLRKDTEKPFWLVNTNKLVRFYSGADGLKTGYTSEAKFCLSATAMKDGLRTVAVVLGEPNTKTRNAEVSSMFDYAFGQYTMKPLYKAGDQLGSLKIEKGEVAELPLTATQNYSVLMRKGAKSDEFRHELLMAKEVKAPVKAGQSVGKLVVYQGNEVIKEFDIQAPQDVNKAGWWKLFKRTTSNLFD
- a CDS encoding purine-nucleoside phosphorylase — its product is MTALTQQMIQEAASYIQSKSSIKPEVGLILGSGLGILADLIEDGVSIAYQDIPHFPVSTVEGHEGELLVGTIKGRPVVMMKGRFHMYEGYGPELTAFPVRVMKELGVSSLLVTNAAGGVNTSYEPGDLMLISDHLNMTGKNPLIGPNDPAMGVRFPDLSEAYSRRLRALAKDTAASQGFNVREGVYAGLLGPNYETPAEIVMLRTLGADAVGMSTVSEVIVARHAGLEVLGISCISNMAAGILDQPLSHDEVMETTERVRESFLALVLAVIPQM
- the spoIIM gene encoding stage II sporulation protein M, encoding MRSSYFTFKGQTSLYVFVAVLFLVGVIFGALMVNALSLEQRQDLEGYLGNFFMTVQHSGQIVESGTYWDIAILHLKWVGLIWILGLSVIGLPGILVLDFLKGVLIGFTVGYLVGQYSWKGLLFALVSVAPHNLFVIPVLLICSVSAMTFSLYIIRNRVLMQRAPGGQRPFASYVLLTLVMAGLLLGVASFETWVTPAMMRWVTPMLLPA
- a CDS encoding Fur family transcriptional regulator, producing the protein MEARIDKIKQQLQSQGYKLTPQREATVRVLLENEEDHLSAEDVFMLVKEKAPEIGLATVYRTLELLSELHVVEKINFGDGVARYDLRGDTSKHHHHHLICVQCGSMDEIREDWLGPLEERLEREFNFSVVDHRLDFHGICYRCKAKNDQKPKDEE
- a CDS encoding DUF4227 family protein, with the translated sequence MIISLRRGLRFIRFIILFAGLVYLFYHVLDLFNGWISPVDQYQMPTGNAVKVFQETDWPGNGEARLTLAERLRLFYWYGE
- a CDS encoding tyrosine recombinase; translated protein: MRQTIHAYALYLEEDKGMSSSTLESYLRDVDKFIEFADKEYGIRDAAQVRRTHVILFIGKLKQAGRANATIARSVVSLRSYFHFLMRRGEILQDPTFDVEAPKADKTPPQVLTVNEIELLLASPDTHSAQGVRDRAMLELLYATGIRVSELIALDIRDVQPGMRFIRCGGAGKERILPIGAPAAHWASVYVNDFRNHLLKTDSDEQALFVNVSGRRLTRQGFWKLLKKAAVDAGISEEITPHTLRHSFAAHLIASGADTRAVQDMLGHVEQPGQQYGQHGRKTMKEIYETHHPRAK